Proteins encoded together in one Catellatospora citrea window:
- the alaS gene encoding alanine--tRNA ligase — translation MRTAEVKRRFLAHFEANGHTVVPSAPLPAIDDPNLLFVNAGMVQFVPYFLGQQTPPFRRAVSVQKCIRTPDIDEVGKTSRHGTFFQMNGNFSFGDYFKEEAIRLSWDLITKPLEAGGFGIDQSKIWATVYLDDDESIGYWRAVGLPAERIVRRGKADNFWSMGIPGPCGPCSEIYVDRGPAYGREGGPEVDEDRYMEIWNNVFMQYERGPGTDKENYPILGDLPAQNIDTGMGLERMASIMQGVDNLYEIDEVRPLIDKACELTGKRYNVNHTHTASESHPDDVRLRVIADHVRTSLMLIGDGVTPSNEGRGYVLRRIMRRAIRAMRLLGYEDPALPELLPVARDSMSPSYPEIATDFGRISQYAYAEEEAFRSTLRAGTTILDVAVADTKKAGGKTLAGDKAFQLHDTYGFPIDLTLEIAAEQGLSVDTDGFKRLMTEQRKRAKADAQARKTGHADLSAYRGALDAGGAVEFTGYAEVSRESKVRALIGGEGLITSASEGELVEVVLDVTPFYAEGGGQLPDLGLITVGGGKVEVLDVQQPLPGLIVHKARVVEGEVRSGEAGYAQIDVERRRAISRAHTATHLVHQTMRNFLGESATQAGSLNAPGRLRFDFNTPGAVPASVLHDVEQQVNEVLMSDLEVRAFVTSQAEAKRLGAMALFGEKYGEYVRVVEVGEYARELCGGTHAARSGQLGLVKILSEASIGSGVRRVDALVGMDAFRHLAKEHLLVSRLAELYRVPSEQVADRVEQTVAQLRDAERELEKMRAQLVLGGAAALAEGALDLGGVAYVGTEAPEGAAVNDVRTLAQEVRGRFPADRPAVVAVASRANGKASLIVAINDAAKSRGLSAQDLVKGALSGRGGGNADLAQGGGVPADQAPHLLGAVQNAVQTR, via the coding sequence ATGAGGACCGCGGAAGTCAAGCGACGGTTCCTGGCGCACTTCGAGGCCAACGGGCACACCGTGGTTCCGAGCGCTCCACTGCCGGCTATCGACGATCCGAACCTGCTGTTCGTCAATGCCGGCATGGTGCAGTTCGTGCCCTACTTCCTGGGCCAGCAGACCCCGCCGTTCCGGCGTGCGGTCAGCGTGCAGAAGTGCATCCGGACGCCGGACATCGACGAGGTCGGCAAGACCTCCCGGCACGGCACGTTCTTCCAGATGAACGGCAATTTCTCCTTCGGTGACTACTTCAAGGAGGAGGCGATCCGCCTCTCCTGGGATCTGATCACCAAGCCGCTCGAGGCGGGCGGGTTCGGCATCGACCAGAGCAAGATCTGGGCGACCGTGTATCTCGACGACGACGAGTCGATCGGCTACTGGCGCGCGGTGGGCCTGCCGGCGGAGCGCATCGTGCGCCGCGGCAAGGCGGACAACTTCTGGTCCATGGGCATCCCGGGGCCGTGCGGCCCGTGCTCGGAGATCTACGTCGACCGCGGCCCGGCCTACGGCCGCGAGGGCGGTCCGGAGGTCGACGAGGACCGCTACATGGAGATCTGGAACAACGTCTTCATGCAGTACGAGCGGGGTCCGGGCACCGACAAGGAGAACTACCCGATCCTGGGCGACCTGCCGGCGCAGAACATCGACACCGGCATGGGCCTGGAGCGGATGGCCTCGATCATGCAGGGGGTGGACAACCTCTACGAGATCGACGAGGTCCGCCCGCTGATCGACAAGGCGTGTGAGCTGACCGGCAAGCGCTACAACGTCAACCACACGCACACCGCGAGCGAGTCGCACCCCGACGACGTGCGGCTGCGTGTCATCGCCGACCACGTGCGCACCTCGCTGATGCTGATCGGCGACGGCGTGACCCCGTCCAACGAGGGCCGCGGCTACGTGCTGCGCCGCATCATGCGCCGGGCGATCCGGGCGATGCGCCTGCTCGGTTACGAGGACCCGGCGCTGCCGGAGCTGCTGCCGGTGGCGCGCGACAGCATGTCGCCGTCGTACCCGGAGATCGCGACGGACTTCGGCCGCATCTCGCAGTACGCGTACGCCGAGGAGGAGGCGTTCCGCAGCACGCTGCGCGCGGGCACGACGATCCTGGACGTGGCGGTCGCCGACACGAAGAAGGCCGGTGGGAAGACCCTCGCCGGCGACAAGGCGTTCCAGCTGCACGACACGTACGGCTTCCCGATCGACCTGACCCTGGAGATCGCGGCCGAGCAGGGCCTGTCGGTGGACACCGACGGGTTCAAGCGGCTCATGACCGAGCAGCGCAAGCGGGCCAAGGCCGACGCGCAGGCGCGCAAGACCGGCCACGCCGATCTGTCGGCGTACCGGGGCGCGCTGGACGCGGGCGGCGCGGTGGAGTTCACCGGCTACGCCGAGGTGTCGCGCGAGTCGAAGGTGCGCGCGCTGATCGGCGGCGAGGGCCTGATCACCTCGGCGAGCGAGGGCGAGCTGGTCGAGGTCGTGCTCGACGTCACCCCGTTCTACGCCGAGGGCGGCGGACAGCTGCCCGACCTGGGCCTGATCACGGTCGGCGGCGGCAAGGTCGAGGTGCTCGACGTGCAGCAGCCGCTGCCGGGCCTGATCGTGCACAAGGCGCGGGTCGTCGAGGGCGAGGTCCGCTCCGGCGAGGCCGGCTACGCGCAGATCGACGTGGAGCGCCGCCGGGCGATCTCCCGCGCGCACACCGCGACCCACCTGGTGCACCAGACCATGCGCAACTTCCTCGGGGAGTCGGCGACCCAGGCGGGTTCGCTGAACGCGCCGGGCCGGCTGCGGTTCGACTTCAACACCCCCGGCGCGGTGCCGGCCAGCGTGCTGCACGACGTCGAGCAGCAGGTCAACGAGGTGCTGATGAGCGACCTGGAGGTGCGCGCGTTCGTCACCTCGCAGGCCGAGGCCAAGCGGCTGGGCGCGATGGCGCTGTTCGGCGAGAAGTACGGCGAGTACGTGCGCGTCGTCGAGGTCGGCGAGTACGCCCGCGAGCTGTGCGGCGGCACCCACGCGGCCCGTTCGGGCCAGCTGGGCCTGGTGAAGATCCTGTCGGAGGCGTCGATCGGCTCCGGCGTGCGCCGGGTCGACGCGCTGGTCGGCATGGACGCGTTCCGGCACCTGGCCAAGGAGCACCTGCTGGTGTCGCGCCTGGCCGAGCTGTACCGGGTGCCCAGCGAGCAGGTCGCCGACCGGGTCGAGCAGACCGTGGCGCAGTTGCGTGACGCGGAGCGCGAGCTGGAGAAGATGCGCGCGCAGCTGGTGCTCGGCGGGGCGGCGGCGCTGGCCGAGGGCGCGCTCGACCTGGGCGGCGTGGCGTACGTGGGCACCGAGGCGCCCGAGGGCGCGGCAGTCAACGACGTGCGCACGCTGGCGCAGGAGGTGCGCGGCCGCTTCCCGGCGGACCGTCCCGCGGTGGTCGCGGTGGCGTCGCGGGCCAACGGCAAGGCGTCGCTGATCGTGGCGATCAACGACGCGGCCAAGTCCCGCGGCCTGTCCGCGCAGGACCTGGTCAAGGGCGCGCTGTCGGGCCGCGGTGGCGGCAACGCCGACCTGGCGCAGGGCGGCGGCGTGCCCGCCGACCAGGCCCCGCACCTGCTGGGCGCCGTGCAGAACGCGGTGCAGACCCGCTGA